A DNA window from Maribellus comscasis contains the following coding sequences:
- the der gene encoding ribosome biogenesis GTPase Der, producing the protein MSSKIVAIVGRPNVGKSTLFNRITESRKAIVDEVSGVTRDRNYGKGQWNGVDFSIIDTGGYVVNSDDVFEAEINKQVHLAIDEADVILFLVDVEAGITDLDDAVAAILRRTKKEVILAVNKVDNNQRIIDAQEFYSLGLGELYCISSMTGSGTGDLLDHLVASFPVKEETEEETELPHLSVVGRPNVGKSSFINALIGIERNIVTDVAGTTRDSIHTHYNKFGHDFMIVDTAGLRKKGKVHEDLEFYSVLRSVRTIENSDVCLLMIDATRGVEAQDMNIFNLIVKNKKGVVVLVNKWDLIDKNTNSTKKLAAEIKERLAPFNDVPIIFISAKTKQRVHRALETAIEVFENRKKRIKTSELNEILLEAVEAYPPPSVKGKFIKIKYVTQLPSPTPAFALFANLPQYIKDPYRRYIENQIRDHFDFTGVPIQVFFRQK; encoded by the coding sequence ATGAGCAGCAAAATAGTAGCTATAGTAGGAAGGCCAAATGTAGGTAAATCAACCTTGTTTAATCGGATTACAGAGTCGAGAAAGGCCATTGTTGATGAGGTGTCGGGAGTTACCCGCGACCGGAATTACGGCAAAGGCCAGTGGAACGGTGTTGATTTTTCCATAATCGACACAGGTGGTTATGTGGTAAATTCCGATGACGTTTTTGAAGCAGAAATCAATAAACAGGTTCACTTGGCGATTGATGAGGCCGATGTTATTTTGTTTTTGGTTGATGTGGAGGCCGGGATAACGGATTTGGATGACGCTGTTGCTGCTATTCTGAGAAGAACCAAAAAGGAAGTAATACTCGCTGTAAACAAAGTAGATAATAACCAGCGAATTATAGATGCTCAGGAATTTTATTCGCTTGGCTTAGGAGAACTGTATTGTATTTCTTCGATGACCGGAAGTGGAACCGGTGATTTACTTGACCACCTGGTTGCAAGTTTTCCTGTGAAAGAAGAGACAGAAGAAGAAACAGAATTGCCTCATCTTTCGGTTGTTGGCCGGCCAAATGTCGGAAAATCTTCATTTATTAATGCACTGATTGGCATTGAGCGAAATATTGTTACCGATGTAGCTGGTACAACGCGCGACTCAATTCATACGCATTACAACAAATTTGGCCACGATTTTATGATCGTGGATACTGCAGGGTTGCGAAAGAAAGGAAAAGTGCATGAAGATTTGGAGTTTTATTCGGTTTTGCGTTCGGTGCGAACCATCGAAAATTCGGATGTTTGTTTGCTGATGATCGATGCCACCCGTGGCGTGGAAGCGCAGGATATGAATATTTTTAACCTGATCGTAAAAAACAAAAAAGGTGTAGTCGTTCTGGTGAATAAATGGGATTTGATAGATAAAAATACCAACTCAACTAAAAAATTAGCCGCCGAAATTAAGGAACGACTGGCTCCGTTTAACGATGTGCCAATTATTTTTATTTCAGCGAAGACAAAACAACGGGTTCACAGAGCGTTGGAAACTGCAATTGAAGTTTTTGAAAATCGCAAAAAGAGAATTAAAACTTCAGAATTGAACGAAATACTTTTGGAAGCAGTAGAAGCTTATCCACCGCCTTCAGTAAAAGGTAAGTTTATAAAGATTAAATATGTAACTCAATTGCCTTCGCCAACTCCGGCTTTTGCTCTTTTTGCAAATTTGCCGCAATACATTAAAGATCCTTACCGAAGATATATTGAGAACCAGATTCGCGATCATTTTGATTTTACCGGAGTACCGATTCAGGTTTTCTTCAGACAGAAATAA
- a CDS encoding ABC transporter permease gives MFDLDLWKEILSALKKNRMRSFMTAFGVFWGIFMLIIMSGAGKALENGVMDGIKAFASNSAFFWTEPTSKPYEGFQRGRRWNYKNTDIEYIKANVNDIEYLAPKLFGSNSNSGDNTIRGKKTSAFNISGDYPEFFEIDSWTVLKGRMLNQIDILQKRKVCIIGERVVEVMFDKNEDPIGEYLKINGVYYQVVGVVHPETRVNFNGNRKEENIMIPFTTMQQTYNYGDVVHFFSITSTPGVPVSKVEMRLKELLKERHHIAPDDVQAIGSFNIEVEWIKYMGLFNGIQILTWIVGTGTLFAGIIGVSNIMLVIIKERTQEIGIQRAIGATPGKVIMHIVAESVFLTVIAGYIGLALGVGILELLNMALDSGGDELFFRRPEISFHMAVSALTVLVISGIGAGLIPARRAVKIKTIDALRDEGI, from the coding sequence ATGTTTGATTTAGATCTTTGGAAGGAAATATTAAGCGCCCTGAAAAAAAACCGGATGCGAAGTTTTATGACAGCTTTTGGTGTATTCTGGGGAATCTTCATGCTGATTATCATGTCGGGTGCCGGAAAAGCATTGGAAAATGGTGTGATGGATGGAATAAAGGCATTTGCATCAAACTCTGCCTTTTTCTGGACAGAACCGACAAGCAAACCATACGAAGGATTTCAGCGTGGAAGAAGATGGAATTATAAAAATACAGATATTGAGTATATCAAAGCAAATGTTAACGACATTGAATACCTGGCTCCAAAACTCTTTGGCTCAAATTCAAATAGCGGCGATAATACCATTCGCGGGAAAAAAACCAGCGCTTTTAATATATCAGGTGATTACCCGGAATTTTTTGAAATCGACTCATGGACTGTTTTAAAAGGAAGAATGTTAAATCAAATTGACATCCTGCAAAAAAGAAAAGTCTGTATTATTGGAGAACGGGTTGTTGAAGTGATGTTCGACAAAAACGAAGATCCAATTGGAGAATACCTGAAAATTAATGGTGTATATTATCAGGTTGTCGGAGTCGTTCATCCCGAGACACGCGTCAATTTTAATGGAAACCGAAAAGAGGAAAATATTATGATTCCTTTTACCACGATGCAACAAACCTACAATTACGGCGATGTGGTTCACTTTTTCTCCATTACTTCTACTCCAGGAGTTCCGGTAAGCAAAGTTGAAATGCGGCTAAAAGAACTTCTAAAGGAAAGACACCATATTGCGCCCGACGACGTTCAGGCAATTGGCTCGTTCAATATCGAAGTGGAGTGGATTAAATACATGGGATTGTTTAACGGAATACAAATCCTAACCTGGATTGTCGGGACCGGAACTTTGTTCGCGGGAATTATAGGTGTTAGTAATATAATGCTGGTAATTATTAAAGAACGTACACAGGAAATCGGAATCCAACGGGCTATTGGTGCAACACCCGGTAAAGTGATTATGCACATTGTTGCCGAAAGTGTTTTTCTCACGGTAATTGCCGGTTATATCGGTCTTGCACTTGGTGTTGGAATTCTGGAACTCCTGAACATGGCACTTGATTCGGGGGGTGACGAACTTTTCTTCCGCCGTCCCGAGATTAGTTTCCACATGGCGGTGTCGGCGCTGACTGTTTTGGTCATTTCCGGAATTGGGGCCGGATTAATTCCGGCTCGCCGCGCAGTTAAAATTAAAACCATTGATGCGCTTCGCGACGAAGGAATTTAA
- the era gene encoding GTPase Era has translation MVHKSGFVNIVGNPNVGKSTIMNALVGEKLSIITQKMQTTRHRIKGIVSGEDFQIVYSDTPGILKPNYKLQETMMKFVDTALIDADVILFVTDVQEKMGKNPEYIEKVRKSNMPVIVLINKIDLSNQDEVVKLYDYWAETFPGADVFPISAKEKFNIKPIFDRILELLPESPPFFPKDELTDRNERFFLQEIIREKILLNYQKEIPYSVEIEVEEFKETDKIINVRAVIYVSRESQKGIVIGHQGKMIKKVGSEARQDAEEFFNKKIFLELYVKVAKDWREKDGQLKKFGYDAF, from the coding sequence ATGGTACATAAATCAGGTTTTGTAAATATTGTTGGAAATCCGAATGTTGGTAAGTCAACCATAATGAATGCGTTGGTGGGAGAAAAGTTGTCGATTATTACACAAAAGATGCAGACTACCCGGCACCGGATCAAAGGAATAGTAAGTGGAGAGGACTTTCAGATTGTATATTCCGATACTCCCGGAATACTGAAACCCAATTACAAATTGCAGGAAACCATGATGAAATTTGTGGATACTGCGCTGATTGATGCCGACGTGATTTTATTTGTAACTGATGTTCAGGAGAAAATGGGAAAAAACCCTGAGTACATCGAAAAGGTTCGAAAATCAAATATGCCGGTAATTGTCCTGATTAATAAAATTGACTTGTCAAATCAGGACGAAGTGGTAAAACTTTATGATTATTGGGCTGAAACTTTCCCGGGGGCTGATGTTTTCCCAATTTCAGCAAAAGAGAAGTTTAATATTAAGCCTATTTTCGACCGGATTCTGGAATTACTTCCTGAAAGTCCTCCTTTTTTTCCGAAAGATGAATTAACCGATAGAAATGAGCGGTTTTTCTTACAGGAAATTATCCGTGAAAAAATATTGCTGAATTACCAGAAAGAGATTCCTTATTCGGTGGAGATTGAGGTGGAAGAGTTTAAGGAAACGGATAAAATTATTAATGTGAGGGCGGTAATTTATGTCTCGCGCGAAAGTCAAAAAGGAATTGTTATCGGGCACCAGGGAAAGATGATAAAGAAAGTGGGTTCGGAAGCAAGGCAAGATGCCGAGGAATTTTTTAACAAGAAGATATTTTTGGAACTTTATGTGAAAGTTGCAAAAGACTGGCGTGAAAAAGACGGACAATTAAAGAAGTTCGGATACGATGCATTCTAA
- a CDS encoding ABC transporter ATP-binding protein, translating to MISLNNVHKSYATGSNSLHVLKGIDLEIKQGEFVSIMGSSGSGKSTLLNILGILDNYDDGSYYLNGNLVKNMSEKHAAKLRNELVGFVFQSFNLISFKNAMENVALPLYYQGVNRKKRNKIALEYLDKLGLLPWAEHMPNELSGGQKQRVAIARSLISQPKIIFADEPTGALDTSTSYEVMEILKDINNEGITVILVTHEHDIAAMTQKIIRLKDGKIAEIIKNGDLKHFQEQYTKALETA from the coding sequence ATGATTAGTCTTAACAACGTTCACAAATCGTACGCCACCGGTAGCAATTCACTGCATGTTTTAAAAGGCATTGATTTGGAAATCAAACAGGGAGAGTTTGTTTCCATTATGGGTTCTTCAGGTTCAGGAAAATCAACCCTACTGAACATCCTTGGTATTTTAGACAACTATGATGACGGTTCGTATTATTTAAACGGTAACCTGGTTAAAAACATGTCGGAAAAACATGCGGCCAAATTAAGAAATGAACTGGTTGGTTTTGTTTTTCAGTCGTTTAACCTGATTTCGTTTAAGAATGCAATGGAAAACGTTGCACTTCCTTTATATTACCAGGGAGTAAACCGAAAAAAAAGAAACAAGATCGCCTTGGAATATCTTGATAAACTGGGGCTTCTTCCCTGGGCGGAACACATGCCAAATGAACTTTCAGGAGGCCAAAAACAGAGAGTGGCCATTGCCCGGTCGTTGATCTCGCAGCCTAAAATTATTTTCGCGGATGAACCAACAGGAGCGCTCGACACAAGTACTTCCTATGAAGTAATGGAAATTCTGAAAGATATAAACAATGAAGGAATTACTGTAATTTTGGTTACACACGAGCACGATATCGCTGCAATGACTCAAAAAATTATTCGCTTAAAAGACGGTAAAATTGCTGAAATTATTAAAAACGGCGATTTAAAACACTTCCAGGAGCAGTACACAAAGGCACTTGAAACAGCCTGA
- a CDS encoding TolC family protein: protein MKNLFALFLGLLLSFSTTTFAQSSWSLQKCIDYALENNIQIQQQKLNNQYYQNQVSQAKSDRLPNLNANLSNNYSFGRSLNADNVYESVNSTQLSGYLSSNLTLFNGLTLQNTIDQYELDFQATMQDFEKAKDDLVLNIAASYLEILFAEELVEVSNAQIEVTQQQINRTQQLVNAGSLARGALLEIEAQLAQEELTLVNRENSVQLAYLTLYQLLELPISESFKVEVPKLPEIKANVTMANSYDVFKNAINVRPEIKASQLRVESARKQLEIAKGNRYPSLSLGLNYNNQYYEIMNSDLPQKSFNDQLKSNSRYGMGLNLSIPIFNKFQIKNGISNAKLQVADYEYRLQSARNVLRKDIEQAYTNALAALNRYVSSEKAVKSTEEAFRYTEEKFNVGMVNSVEYNQSKNNLTVAQSELLQARYEYIFRTKILDFYNGIPIEL from the coding sequence ATGAAGAATCTTTTTGCCTTATTTTTAGGACTATTATTAAGTTTTTCGACAACAACTTTTGCACAAAGCTCATGGTCGTTGCAAAAATGTATCGACTATGCATTGGAAAACAACATCCAGATACAGCAACAAAAACTAAATAACCAGTATTACCAGAACCAGGTTAGTCAGGCAAAATCAGACCGTCTTCCCAACCTCAATGCAAATTTATCAAACAACTACAGCTTTGGGCGTTCACTAAATGCCGATAATGTTTATGAAAGTGTAAACTCAACTCAGTTAAGTGGATATTTATCATCAAACCTTACGCTGTTTAATGGACTAACGCTTCAAAATACCATCGACCAGTATGAACTGGATTTCCAGGCTACAATGCAGGACTTTGAAAAAGCAAAAGATGATTTAGTTCTGAATATTGCTGCCTCATATCTGGAGATTCTTTTTGCTGAAGAACTGGTCGAGGTTTCCAACGCCCAAATTGAAGTTACTCAGCAACAAATTAATCGCACACAACAATTGGTTAATGCAGGAAGTCTGGCCCGCGGAGCATTGCTCGAAATTGAAGCACAACTGGCACAGGAAGAATTGACTTTGGTAAACCGTGAGAACAGTGTCCAACTGGCCTACCTTACACTTTATCAGTTGCTGGAACTTCCCATATCGGAAAGTTTCAAGGTTGAAGTTCCCAAATTGCCTGAAATTAAAGCCAATGTTACCATGGCAAATTCCTACGATGTTTTTAAAAATGCCATTAATGTAAGGCCTGAAATTAAAGCATCACAACTGCGTGTGGAAAGTGCCCGCAAACAACTTGAGATTGCAAAAGGCAACCGTTATCCTTCTCTAAGCCTGGGGCTCAATTACAACAACCAGTATTATGAGATTATGAACTCGGATCTACCACAGAAATCCTTCAACGATCAGTTAAAATCAAACAGCAGGTATGGCATGGGATTAAATCTTAGCATCCCGATTTTTAATAAATTCCAGATAAAAAACGGTATCTCAAATGCCAAACTACAGGTTGCCGATTATGAATACCGTTTACAATCGGCCAGAAACGTATTAAGAAAAGATATTGAGCAGGCTTATACCAACGCGTTAGCAGCGCTAAACCGCTATGTTTCCAGTGAAAAAGCGGTGAAATCAACAGAAGAAGCTTTCAGGTATACCGAAGAAAAATTTAATGTCGGAATGGTAAACTCGGTTGAATATAATCAAAGCAAAAATAACCTGACAGTAGCCCAGTCGGAATTGCTGCAGGCCAGATATGAGTATATTTTCAGAACAAAAATACTTGACTTTTATAACGGAATTCCAATTGAATTGTAA
- a CDS encoding polysaccharide deacetylase family protein: MKLLFVFFWAFLFLFPVLKTDAQFQWPDGAKAAVCFTYDDGLDCHLDVAVPQLDEFELKGTFYCTGNSTSLFNRMEEWREIVRKGHELGNHTLFHPCDGNKGDWVKPEYDLNNYTPDQIIAELKTANTLLKAIDGKEKRTYGYTCSNTVAGGEDFTDDIQSLFIGARCDGPIPETMKGYDVYKTPSFAVVDLSADEMIEAVESARKKGTIVVFMFHSVGGGYLNVDAGEHRKLLEYIAENKDDYYNATFGEVMEYIKSRP; encoded by the coding sequence ATGAAATTACTGTTTGTTTTTTTCTGGGCATTTTTGTTTTTATTTCCTGTTTTGAAAACTGATGCTCAATTCCAGTGGCCTGATGGTGCAAAAGCTGCCGTTTGTTTTACTTACGACGATGGTTTGGACTGCCATTTGGATGTAGCTGTTCCCCAACTGGATGAATTTGAATTAAAAGGAACTTTTTACTGTACCGGAAATTCAACCTCGCTGTTTAATCGAATGGAAGAGTGGCGTGAAATTGTTCGTAAGGGGCATGAATTGGGTAATCACACGCTTTTTCACCCCTGCGACGGGAATAAAGGTGATTGGGTAAAACCCGAATACGATTTGAATAATTATACGCCCGACCAAATTATCGCAGAGTTAAAAACGGCAAATACTTTACTTAAAGCCATCGATGGAAAGGAGAAGAGAACCTATGGATACACTTGCAGCAATACGGTAGCCGGAGGAGAAGATTTTACAGATGACATTCAAAGTTTATTTATCGGGGCCCGTTGCGATGGTCCCATTCCCGAAACAATGAAAGGTTATGATGTTTATAAAACACCAAGTTTTGCTGTAGTAGATTTATCAGCTGACGAAATGATTGAGGCAGTTGAAAGTGCCCGTAAAAAAGGAACCATTGTCGTTTTTATGTTTCACAGTGTTGGTGGCGGTTATCTAAATGTAGATGCCGGCGAACATCGTAAATTGCTGGAGTATATCGCAGAAAATAAAGATGATTATTATAATGCTACTTTTGGAGAAGTGATGGAATATATAAAAAGCCGACCTTAG
- a CDS encoding KamA family radical SAM protein, whose translation MESINKLDKIAISVHAHKILRKLLDENPVLEKILLNANTEEDALGAIKNWIFPKLKRNPAAEDFYHSQKNNPELFEQLFWEDYAAIRILDYIDHAGEEYPDQNIHGEVAITNPIKMLWLATNFGVGGAKPGFFKDMLQLFRQLNSSLPWIPPQNHQIIEWMERYPSGIDKKIIDLRIQNKKRILQILLKKIENKEIRSKQYFFETGISQQEKEEKMEEWWNESRFHLKFAVRSPELLNEMLDYSLDPDTMQILYNAKEKGIPFFVNPYYLSLLNVQTPEFAVGADLAIRCYVVYSQQLVEEFGEIVAWEKEDKTEPGKPNAAGWILPSHNIHRRYPEVAIFIPDTVGRACGGLCASCQRMYDFQRGRFNFDLEKLKPNESWKERLPKLLDYFKDDAQLRDILLTGGDALMSNDKSLKHILNEIYKMALRKKNKNILRAQNKKYAEIVRVRIGTRLPVYLPQRITPELGNILSDFKTKASKIGIKQFVIQTHFESPMEVTPEARRAIQILLNSGWAVTNQLVFTAAASRRGHSAKLRKVLNDVGVLAYYTFTVKGFKENSSNFAPNARAVQEEMEEKVIGRIPEDEMEFAQKLMAAPKNIRNNIEKIRTVNDLPFLATDRNILNLPGVGKSLTFRTIGITRYGRRILEFDHDRTRNHSPIIDKIGKVIVIESKSIEEYLDQLEAMGEKRKDYERIYGYSIGQTEPRMPMYEYPEYSYKVTKEFSNLEV comes from the coding sequence ATGGAATCGATCAACAAGTTGGACAAAATCGCTATCTCCGTCCATGCACATAAAATTCTTCGAAAACTTTTGGATGAAAATCCGGTACTGGAAAAAATATTACTAAATGCAAACACGGAAGAAGATGCACTTGGGGCAATAAAAAACTGGATTTTCCCCAAACTAAAAAGAAACCCCGCTGCTGAAGATTTTTATCATAGCCAAAAAAATAATCCGGAACTGTTTGAACAACTATTCTGGGAAGATTACGCTGCCATCAGGATTTTGGATTACATTGACCATGCCGGCGAAGAATATCCCGACCAAAATATACACGGTGAAGTTGCCATTACCAATCCTATAAAAATGCTTTGGCTGGCAACAAATTTTGGTGTTGGTGGTGCCAAACCCGGCTTTTTTAAAGACATGCTTCAATTGTTCAGGCAGCTAAACAGTTCTCTCCCGTGGATACCGCCACAAAATCATCAGATAATAGAATGGATGGAGAGATATCCCTCGGGTATAGACAAAAAGATTATTGATCTTCGAATTCAGAATAAAAAAAGAATCTTACAAATTTTACTCAAAAAAATTGAGAATAAAGAAATTAGAAGCAAACAATATTTTTTTGAAACCGGAATTTCTCAACAAGAAAAGGAAGAAAAAATGGAGGAATGGTGGAACGAAAGCAGATTTCATTTAAAATTTGCTGTGCGCTCACCTGAGCTACTAAATGAGATGCTTGATTATTCGCTTGACCCGGATACCATGCAAATCCTGTATAATGCAAAAGAAAAGGGAATCCCTTTTTTTGTAAATCCTTATTACTTATCGTTGCTAAATGTACAAACACCTGAGTTTGCTGTTGGCGCCGATTTAGCGATCCGTTGTTATGTAGTTTACAGTCAGCAATTGGTTGAGGAGTTTGGTGAAATTGTCGCCTGGGAAAAAGAGGATAAAACCGAACCCGGCAAACCGAATGCAGCGGGCTGGATCCTTCCTTCACATAATATACACCGCCGCTACCCGGAGGTAGCCATTTTTATTCCCGATACGGTGGGGCGCGCCTGCGGCGGACTTTGTGCAAGTTGCCAGCGGATGTACGATTTTCAGCGCGGGAGGTTTAACTTCGATTTGGAAAAACTCAAACCCAACGAAAGCTGGAAAGAAAGACTTCCGAAACTGCTCGACTATTTTAAAGACGATGCCCAACTACGCGATATTTTGCTTACCGGAGGTGATGCACTAATGAGCAACGACAAAAGTTTGAAGCATATTCTGAATGAAATTTACAAAATGGCCCTCCGAAAAAAGAATAAGAATATTTTACGTGCTCAGAATAAAAAATATGCAGAAATTGTAAGAGTAAGAATTGGCACCCGCCTGCCGGTTTATTTGCCTCAACGAATAACTCCTGAACTTGGTAATATTCTTTCAGATTTTAAAACCAAAGCTTCAAAAATAGGCATTAAACAATTTGTCATTCAAACTCACTTTGAGTCACCCATGGAGGTTACGCCCGAAGCCAGAAGAGCAATTCAGATTCTGCTTAATTCAGGGTGGGCAGTTACCAATCAGCTTGTTTTTACTGCAGCGGCTTCCAGAAGAGGGCATTCTGCTAAACTCCGAAAAGTACTAAACGATGTAGGCGTACTTGCTTATTATACTTTTACAGTGAAAGGCTTTAAAGAAAACAGTTCCAATTTTGCACCCAATGCCAGGGCAGTACAGGAAGAAATGGAAGAAAAAGTTATTGGAAGGATTCCTGAAGACGAAATGGAATTCGCTCAAAAACTCATGGCCGCTCCAAAAAACATCCGAAATAATATTGAAAAAATACGGACCGTTAACGATCTTCCTTTTTTAGCAACCGACAGAAATATTTTAAACCTGCCGGGGGTAGGGAAAAGTCTTACTTTCAGAACCATTGGAATTACCCGTTACGGAAGACGCATTTTGGAGTTTGACCATGACAGGACACGAAACCACAGCCCGATTATCGACAAAATAGGAAAGGTTATTGTAATTGAATCAAAATCGATTGAAGAATATCTTGACCAGTTGGAAGCAATGGGCGAAAAACGAAAAGACTATGAACGCATTTATGGTTACTCCATCGGTCAGACCGAACCGCGGATGCCAATGTACGAATATCCGGAATACTCATACAAAGTCACAAAAGAGTTTTCAAACTTGGAGGTATAA
- a CDS encoding ABC transporter permease, whose amino-acid sequence MRTFLTGFSVAWGIFMLMILLGSGNGLSNGVSENFKRDAINAMWLWSGKTSIPYQGMKEGRQIRLTNNDYDIIKDLPGIEYTSGRYYIGGNTFSYGNEYGEYTAITCHPDLKEVESIEIIKGRFVNEVDLKQARKSVVLGKDIYDALFKDKDAIGEYVRINNIPFKVVGICMEGGGTRHRNAYIPVSTGQKVFNGSNRLHNFALTVDAKTIEESQAIETRVRETLARKHKFDSTDESALGSYNKLENVIETMKIFQAIKIFIWIIGIGTLIAGVVGVSNIMLIVVKERTKEIGIRKAIGASPASVVGLILLESILITTIAGYIGLVLGTGLMEGVNFFVEQQYAASAATNGGNGDTLFRNPTVNLNVAMAATMLLVFAGTLAGFIPAKRASRIKPIEALRDE is encoded by the coding sequence ATGAGGACTTTCCTCACCGGTTTTAGTGTTGCCTGGGGAATTTTTATGCTCATGATTTTGCTGGGCTCCGGGAACGGGCTGAGCAACGGGGTTTCCGAGAATTTCAAACGCGACGCGATCAATGCCATGTGGTTATGGAGCGGAAAAACCAGTATCCCTTATCAGGGAATGAAAGAGGGAAGACAAATCAGGCTTACCAACAACGACTACGATATAATAAAAGATTTGCCCGGAATTGAATACACCTCAGGCCGATATTATATCGGAGGGAATACATTTTCGTATGGAAACGAATATGGCGAATACACTGCCATCACTTGTCATCCGGATCTAAAAGAAGTTGAATCAATTGAAATTATAAAAGGTCGGTTTGTCAATGAAGTAGATTTAAAACAAGCCCGTAAATCAGTCGTTCTGGGAAAAGATATCTACGATGCGCTTTTTAAAGACAAAGACGCTATAGGAGAATATGTTCGTATTAACAATATTCCGTTTAAAGTTGTTGGAATTTGCATGGAAGGTGGAGGTACCCGTCACCGGAATGCATACATTCCGGTATCAACGGGGCAAAAGGTTTTTAATGGGTCCAACCGTCTACACAATTTTGCTTTAACCGTCGACGCAAAAACCATTGAAGAAAGCCAGGCCATTGAAACCCGTGTGAGAGAGACACTGGCCCGCAAACATAAATTTGATTCCACCGACGAATCTGCATTAGGCTCCTACAATAAACTGGAAAATGTTATCGAAACCATGAAAATATTCCAGGCCATTAAAATATTTATCTGGATTATTGGAATCGGTACCCTGATAGCAGGAGTGGTTGGCGTAAGTAATATTATGCTGATAGTTGTAAAAGAGCGAACCAAAGAAATTGGAATTCGAAAAGCCATTGGCGCCAGCCCGGCTTCAGTTGTCGGACTTATTTTGCTGGAGTCAATTCTGATCACCACCATTGCCGGTTATATCGGGCTTGTTTTGGGAACCGGATTAATGGAGGGGGTAAACTTTTTTGTTGAACAGCAATATGCAGCCTCGGCTGCTACCAACGGAGGAAACGGAGACACCTTGTTCCGCAACCCGACTGTGAACCTGAATGTGGCCATGGCAGCAACGATGTTACTGGTTTTTGCCGGGACACTTGCTGGTTTTATACCTGCAAAACGTGCTTCCAGAATTAAACCGATTGAGGCTTTACGTGACGAATAG
- a CDS encoding efflux RND transporter periplasmic adaptor subunit: protein MKKVFRILGIVILVAAFGGTLFFLYNKSKKKPEVFETKNPFISDVIMKTVATGSVVPRKEIEIKPQVSGIIDELFVEAGDRIQKGQTIARIKIIPDMVTLNAAETRLNRAKINFEDAQVDYERQQKLFDKNVISYEEFKNSKVGYDSAKEEMSAAENNLELIKNGVTKKAQSATNTLVRSTIDGMVLDVPVEVGNSVIQANTFNDGTTIASVADMSDIIFEGKVDETEVGKIKEGMPIELEIGAIDKEKFEAVLEYISPKGIEENGAIQFEIKADVHLKEGQFIRAGYSANANIVLDRKDNVLVIPEGMLMFEDDSSYVEIQTGEEQHFEKRFVQTGLSDGINIEITEGLKPEDKVKGEKIDPKKLKENDSSQG from the coding sequence ATGAAAAAGGTATTTAGAATTTTGGGAATAGTAATTTTGGTTGCTGCATTTGGCGGAACATTATTTTTTCTCTACAACAAATCAAAAAAGAAACCGGAAGTTTTTGAGACAAAAAATCCATTTATAAGCGACGTAATTATGAAAACCGTTGCAACAGGCTCTGTGGTGCCCAGGAAAGAAATTGAAATCAAACCACAGGTTTCAGGAATTATCGACGAACTTTTTGTGGAAGCGGGAGACCGTATTCAAAAAGGCCAAACCATTGCCCGGATTAAGATTATCCCTGACATGGTGACCTTAAACGCTGCCGAAACACGCTTAAACAGAGCAAAAATAAATTTTGAAGATGCTCAGGTTGATTACGAACGCCAGCAGAAACTTTTTGACAAGAATGTTATCTCTTACGAAGAATTCAAAAACTCAAAAGTAGGCTACGATTCGGCAAAAGAGGAAATGTCGGCTGCAGAAAATAACCTCGAATTAATTAAAAACGGTGTAACAAAAAAGGCACAAAGTGCTACTAATACCCTTGTGCGTTCAACTATTGATGGTATGGTGCTGGATGTTCCGGTTGAAGTGGGAAACTCTGTTATTCAGGCCAACACCTTTAACGACGGGACAACCATTGCATCAGTTGCCGACATGAGCGACATTATTTTTGAAGGAAAAGTTGACGAAACTGAAGTTGGTAAAATTAAAGAAGGAATGCCCATTGAGTTGGAAATAGGAGCGATTGACAAAGAAAAATTTGAGGCCGTTTTAGAATATATTTCACCCAAAGGAATAGAGGAAAATGGCGCCATCCAGTTTGAAATTAAAGCTGACGTTCACCTAAAAGAAGGACAGTTTATCAGGGCGGGATACAGTGCAAATGCCAACATTGTTCTCGACAGAAAAGACAATGTTTTGGTTATCCCTGAAGGAATGTTGATGTTCGAAGATGACTCGTCATATGTTGAAATTCAAACAGGAGAAGAACAGCATTTTGAAAAACGGTTCGTACAAACCGGATTATCTGATGGTATAAATATTGAAATTACAGAAGGTTTAAAACCTGAAGACAAAGTAAAAGGTGAAAAAATAGACCCTAAAAAGCTCAAAGAAAACGACTCCTCTCAAGGTTAA